A window of the Vigna angularis cultivar LongXiaoDou No.4 chromosome 3, ASM1680809v1, whole genome shotgun sequence genome harbors these coding sequences:
- the LOC108325245 gene encoding uncharacterized protein LOC108325245 isoform X1 produces MHSLEGFLGISCRFLWKIMSSASSLGFPGKALTNLERFLVCVTPDVPSLTLQGCCSDPNGQWVPPGKDTVEYFNLKDLWDCYYDWSAYGVGTPMMFENGDTMQYHVPYLSAIQIYSSKAVAAASRLGKEDSEGAESDSWSEDSGSDKLSRTLSNNSSKAWDVASLDSNSDQVGSWTAKDNELYLQYNETSPYWQRVPFSEKIAELARSHPALMTLKSADIYPTSWMAVAWYPLYSVPCQKSKKDLSSFLTFHTLSSFQGIIRNLARTYDEIDTGSSACFSNGWRRIIREKCKKQEGGCISLFPFGLATYKMQKNVWSNTSNKVVSDLYNAADSRLKLLNADHHDFNFFTCQPTCA; encoded by the exons ATGCACTCACTCGAAG GGTTTCTGGGAATTTCTTGTCGTTTTCTCTGGAAAATTATGTCCTCCGCATCTTCTTTAGGTTTTCCCGGAAAAGCTCTCACCAATCTTGAACGCTTTCTGGTATGCGTCACTCCAGATGTTCCTTCACTCACTCTTCAg GGCTGTTGTAGTGATCCAAATGGCCAATGGGTACCTCCTGGAAAAGACACAGTTGAATACTTCAATCTGAAAGATCTTTGGGACTGCTACTATGACTGGAGTGCATATGGTGTTGGAACTCCTATGATGTTTGAAAATGGTGACACTATGCAATACCATGTTCCATATTTGTCTGCCATCCAAATCTATAGTAGCAAAGCGGTTGCAGCAGCTTCTAG GCTTGGGAAAGAGGATAGTGAAGGAGCTGAATCTGATTCCTGGAGTGAGGACAGTGGAAGTGATAAGCTATCTAGAACACTGAGTAACAATTCTAGCAAAGCATGGGATGTTGCTTCTTTAGATTCAAACTCTGACCAAGTGGGTTCTTGGACAGCAAAGGATAATGAACTTTACTTACAGTACAATGAGACCTCTCCATATTGGCAGAGAGTTCCGTTTTCTGAGAAG ATAGCTGAGTTAGCTAGAAGCCACCCAGCGTTGATGACATTGAAGAGTGCAGATATTTACCCAACCAGTTGGATGGCTGTTGCTTG GTACCCGCTTTATTCCGTACCATGTCAGAAAAGTAAAAAGGACCTGTCAAGCTTCCTCACTTTCCATACATTGTCGTCTTTCCAAGGCATCATACGTA ATTTAGCAAGAACATATGATGAAATTGACACAGGGAGCAGTGCATGTTTTTCAAATGGGTGGCGAAGAAttataagagaaaaatgtaaGAAACAAGAGGGTGGTTGTATATCTCTCTTTCCATTTGGACTAGCCACTTACAAAATGCAGAAAAATGTTTGGTCAAACACCTCCAATAAAGTGGTGTCTGATCTATACAATGCTGCAGACTCGCGGTTGAAACTTCTCAACGCTGATCACCAtgacttcaacttcttcacatGCCAGCCCACTTGTGCCTAG
- the LOC108325245 gene encoding uncharacterized protein LOC108325245 isoform X2 — protein sequence MSSASSLGFPGKALTNLERFLVCVTPDVPSLTLQGCCSDPNGQWVPPGKDTVEYFNLKDLWDCYYDWSAYGVGTPMMFENGDTMQYHVPYLSAIQIYSSKAVAAASRLGKEDSEGAESDSWSEDSGSDKLSRTLSNNSSKAWDVASLDSNSDQVGSWTAKDNELYLQYNETSPYWQRVPFSEKIAELARSHPALMTLKSADIYPTSWMAVAWYPLYSVPCQKSKKDLSSFLTFHTLSSFQGIIRNLARTYDEIDTGSSACFSNGWRRIIREKCKKQEGGCISLFPFGLATYKMQKNVWSNTSNKVVSDLYNAADSRLKLLNADHHDFNFFTCQPTCA from the exons ATGTCCTCCGCATCTTCTTTAGGTTTTCCCGGAAAAGCTCTCACCAATCTTGAACGCTTTCTGGTATGCGTCACTCCAGATGTTCCTTCACTCACTCTTCAg GGCTGTTGTAGTGATCCAAATGGCCAATGGGTACCTCCTGGAAAAGACACAGTTGAATACTTCAATCTGAAAGATCTTTGGGACTGCTACTATGACTGGAGTGCATATGGTGTTGGAACTCCTATGATGTTTGAAAATGGTGACACTATGCAATACCATGTTCCATATTTGTCTGCCATCCAAATCTATAGTAGCAAAGCGGTTGCAGCAGCTTCTAG GCTTGGGAAAGAGGATAGTGAAGGAGCTGAATCTGATTCCTGGAGTGAGGACAGTGGAAGTGATAAGCTATCTAGAACACTGAGTAACAATTCTAGCAAAGCATGGGATGTTGCTTCTTTAGATTCAAACTCTGACCAAGTGGGTTCTTGGACAGCAAAGGATAATGAACTTTACTTACAGTACAATGAGACCTCTCCATATTGGCAGAGAGTTCCGTTTTCTGAGAAG ATAGCTGAGTTAGCTAGAAGCCACCCAGCGTTGATGACATTGAAGAGTGCAGATATTTACCCAACCAGTTGGATGGCTGTTGCTTG GTACCCGCTTTATTCCGTACCATGTCAGAAAAGTAAAAAGGACCTGTCAAGCTTCCTCACTTTCCATACATTGTCGTCTTTCCAAGGCATCATACGTA ATTTAGCAAGAACATATGATGAAATTGACACAGGGAGCAGTGCATGTTTTTCAAATGGGTGGCGAAGAAttataagagaaaaatgtaaGAAACAAGAGGGTGGTTGTATATCTCTCTTTCCATTTGGACTAGCCACTTACAAAATGCAGAAAAATGTTTGGTCAAACACCTCCAATAAAGTGGTGTCTGATCTATACAATGCTGCAGACTCGCGGTTGAAACTTCTCAACGCTGATCACCAtgacttcaacttcttcacatGCCAGCCCACTTGTGCCTAG